Part of the Woronichinia naegeliana WA131 genome, CTTGGCTGAGCATCCGCCAAACAATGGGCAAGTTAGACTGATTCGCCTCTTCGAGTTCAGCTTTTGCAGTTTCAAAATGGGTTTTGAGCCATTCCTCACCAAAGTTAAGATGTGAGTATTCGTCTTTGACTACACCTTCGGTAATTTTACGCGCAAAATCGTCGGCAACGGGTAGATAAATATTGTAAGCAGCGATCGCAAAGGCTTCAATAATCAGGGCTTGGATTAAAAGACAAGTGACAATTTTTCCGTCTGCATAGGCTTGCTGAAAATTTTGATGTAAGCCAGCGAAGAATATCTTGGAATAGTCCATATCTGGTACAACGCTTAAATTCTTCCCACAGGCTTGAAAACCAACTCTGTGGCGATTTTCCATTTTAGCCAAGCGAATCAACTCATCCTTTTGATCAGGAAGAAGCTCTGCCATCTGAAGATAATTTTCATAGGCTTCCTGTTCTCCTTCAATCACAATGGCGTTGATTCGACTATAAGCGTCTTTATAGGTTTCGCTGGCATAGTCAAATTCTGAGCGTACAGCAAGCTCTGGCATAAGCGAGTTAATCTCCTAACTTAGATGGACTGAATCGGTTGAGATAATCTAAACCATTTTTCTAATAATGCAGATTCTACTTTAGTGCAAAACGACGAGGTGTGCGAAAACTGAGTCATCAAATAAACGAATCCTATCAATAGAATTCCGTCAATGGCAATACTCTTGAACGGTATTTTCTGACTTCTCTTTCATTCTAATCCAATAGAATCCGATTCCTTAATTATCATAGTTGTAATTCTGGTTTCTTTAACTGGGGTTGCCACCATCGGTACCAATCTTGCCAGACTTTTTCTAGCATTGCATACTTATCTGCTAACAGTTGAGGATTTTCCGTGTCGGCAATTGGGGCCGAGAGAATTGTCCAGAAGCAACGAGTATCTCTAAAATCATTCAAGCCAAATAGCCAACCCAAGGCTCGTTGAGGACTCCAGCCATGGAGATTCAAATTCTGGATAAACTGAGCTTCTGTGACAGTACTTTGTCCATGGGGATTTAGACAAGCACTGAGATAGGCCTGAGAGTTAATGCTTGTCAGTGCATAATAACCAGTTGTTGGCTGCTGTTTAATCGTCAAAAGGGTAGTAGCGGGAGGAGTAAAACCATAGACCATGAGGTAACGACTGACGTTGCCATCGCCATATTTTTGACCATGAACCTGAATGTCAACCGTTTCCTGGGAACGGGAATATTGGTAAAGGTGCCCAGGGGTTTGGGCTTTATTTTTAGCAGCTAGAGGCACACTTTTGTCCAATTGCCAACCTGGTAAGGGGACTTGAGGGGGATAGACAATATTGAGGGCATTGGGATTCTTCGAGTCTGAAGACGGTTGTAGGAGAATATAAATCCATTCTCCTAGTAGGCCTGTGAGCAGGACAGCACAGATGCCTAAACGAATTTGGGGCCAACGAATGGTCGTCATTAATCAATTTTCTCCTGAAGCTGGCGGTACTTTGAAACGCTGAACGTGGGCGAACCAGCAATATACACCAAAGAGACAGATAGAAATGACAGCAAATAGTAAACTCCCGTCGGAGCCATGCCAATAATCAAAGGCTTCAGTATTGTTCGCGTTGACAAGAAAAGCTAGGAGTGAAACGCGCAGAGCATTAATGATAAAACCAATAGAAACGGCTACAGCGATACAAATTAACCTGTATAAATGATTGACGGGGATTAAAAAGAGAAAGAGAATGGCTACGCAGAACATTAAGAGAATA contains:
- a CDS encoding aldehyde oxygenase (deformylating), yielding MPELAVRSEFDYASETYKDAYSRINAIVIEGEQEAYENYLQMAELLPDQKDELIRLAKMENRHRVGFQACGKNLSVVPDMDYSKIFFAGLHQNFQQAYADGKIVTCLLIQALIIEAFAIAAYNIYLPVADDFARKITEGVVKDEYSHLNFGEEWLKTHFETAKAELEEANQSNLPIVWRMLSQVEGDAKTLGMEKEALIEDFMISYGEALSNIGFSTRDLMRMSSYGLKAA
- a CDS encoding cyanoexosortase A system-associated protein; its protein translation is MTTIRWPQIRLGICAVLLTGLLGEWIYILLQPSSDSKNPNALNIVYPPQVPLPGWQLDKSVPLAAKNKAQTPGHLYQYSRSQETVDIQVHGQKYGDGNVSRYLMVYGFTPPATTLLTIKQQPTTGYYALTSINSQAYLSACLNPHGQSTVTEAQFIQNLNLHGWSPQRALGWLFGLNDFRDTRCFWTILSAPIADTENPQLLADKYAMLEKVWQDWYRWWQPQLKKPELQL